A genomic window from Pseudomonas cavernicola includes:
- a CDS encoding inactive transglutaminase family protein has translation MRSLNLHLKVLITILVTLGILITAYQIFIVGIPITEDETDDLWNIDAKVEFQASPKNPVKVQMFVPPLSQDYVSLNESFISNNYGVSINRIDGNRKVTWSARRASGKQTLYYRLVLTKRYSGEKPKAKGPIFRDSIAVEGPEKIAAEALLAPIRQHSADVETFISETIKRVNNVNDDNVKLLLAGDASTPNKAKTIELLLSIAHVPMERVHTIRLVADQPQSPELWLRSFDGENWLYFSPETGEQGLPVDRLVWWTGDDNLVNIEGGKKVQVSFSLNNSEMNAIRLAKLTDESTDADFLEYSLYGLPLQTQQTFMIMVMIPLGVLVILVLRNLIGLQTLGTFTPVLIALAFRETQLGFGIVLFTIITALGLSLRSYLEHLKLQMLPRLSVVLTFVVVLIAAISLFSHKLGLERGLSVALFPMVILTMTIERLSITWEERGGGHAMKVGVGTLFAAALAHLLMSVPELNYFVFTFPAVLLMLVGFMLAMGRYRGYRLTELFRFKAFLKD, from the coding sequence ATGCGCTCTCTTAACCTACATCTGAAAGTCCTGATCACCATTCTGGTGACCTTGGGCATTCTGATTACGGCATACCAGATTTTTATTGTTGGCATCCCGATCACCGAGGATGAAACCGATGATCTGTGGAATATCGATGCCAAAGTCGAGTTCCAGGCCAGCCCGAAAAATCCGGTCAAAGTGCAGATGTTCGTGCCGCCGCTGAGCCAGGACTACGTCAGCCTTAACGAGAGTTTCATCTCGAACAACTATGGCGTGAGCATTAACCGCATCGACGGCAACCGTAAGGTCACCTGGTCGGCCCGCCGGGCCAGCGGTAAACAAACACTCTACTACCGCCTGGTGCTGACCAAACGCTACAGTGGCGAGAAGCCCAAGGCCAAGGGCCCGATCTTCCGTGACAGCATTGCCGTAGAAGGCCCGGAGAAGATTGCCGCAGAAGCCCTACTGGCCCCGATTCGGCAGCATTCGGCGGACGTGGAAACCTTCATCAGCGAGACCATCAAGCGGGTCAACAACGTCAACGACGACAACGTCAAACTGCTGCTCGCTGGCGATGCGTCAACACCGAACAAAGCCAAAACCATCGAGCTGCTGCTGTCCATCGCCCATGTGCCAATGGAGCGTGTCCACACAATTCGCCTGGTTGCCGATCAACCGCAGAGCCCAGAACTCTGGCTGCGCAGCTTCGACGGTGAAAACTGGCTGTACTTCAGCCCGGAAACCGGCGAACAGGGCCTGCCGGTCGACCGCCTGGTCTGGTGGACTGGCGATGACAACCTGGTCAACATCGAAGGTGGCAAGAAAGTCCAAGTCAGCTTCAGTCTGAACAACAGCGAGATGAATGCCATCCGCCTGGCCAAGTTGACCGACGAGAGCACCGACGCCGACTTCCTCGAATACTCGCTGTACGGCCTGCCGCTGCAAACTCAGCAAACTTTCATGATCATGGTCATGATCCCGCTCGGCGTGCTGGTGATTCTGGTCCTGCGCAACCTGATCGGCCTGCAGACCCTCGGCACCTTCACTCCGGTGCTGATCGCCCTGGCCTTCCGCGAAACCCAATTGGGCTTCGGCATCGTGCTGTTCACCATCATCACCGCGCTCGGCTTGTCGCTGCGCTCCTACCTTGAGCACCTCAAGCTGCAGATGTTGCCCAGACTCTCCGTGGTGCTGACCTTCGTCGTGGTACTGATCGCTGCCATTAGCCTGTTCAGTCACAAACTCGGCCTGGAGCGCGGCCTGTCGGTTGCCCTGTTCCCGATGGTCATTCTGACCATGACCATCGAACGCCTGTCGATCACCTGGGAAGAGCGTGGCGGTGGTCATGCGATGAAAGTGGGGGTCGGCACGCTGTTCGCCGCGGCCCTGGCGCACCTGTTGATGAGCGTGCCTGAGCTGAATTACTTCGTCTTCACCTTCCCGGCCGTACTGCTGATGCTGGTGGGCTTCATGCTCGCGATGGGCCGTTATCGCGGCTACCGCCTGACCGAGCTGTTCCGCTTCAAAGCCTTCCTGAAGGATTGA
- a CDS encoding ATP-dependent zinc protease has protein sequence MRLKPLALLFCLILLPGMSLAADKTIYGLNEYAQLTDINQQVAAKLDTGAKTASLSARDIKRFKRNGETWVRFYLAVDDAHAHPIERPLARISKIKRRAGDYDPEEEKTYTARPVIELDICMGKALRSIEVNLTDRSAFQYPLLIGSEALKRFDALVDPSLKYAAGKPGCATDANSAE, from the coding sequence ATGAGACTCAAGCCCTTAGCCCTGCTGTTTTGCCTGATTCTATTGCCCGGCATGAGTCTCGCCGCCGACAAGACCATCTATGGTCTGAACGAATACGCTCAACTGACCGATATCAACCAGCAAGTGGCCGCCAAACTGGATACCGGCGCTAAAACGGCTTCCCTGAGCGCACGTGACATCAAGCGCTTCAAGCGTAATGGCGAGACCTGGGTGCGTTTTTATTTAGCCGTCGACGATGCCCACGCCCATCCCATCGAGCGCCCGCTGGCACGTATCAGCAAGATCAAACGACGCGCTGGCGACTACGATCCCGAGGAAGAAAAAACCTACACTGCGCGCCCGGTGATCGAGCTGGATATCTGTATGGGCAAAGCCTTACGCAGCATCGAAGTGAACTTGACTGACCGCAGCGCCTTCCAATACCCGCTTTTGATTGGTTCCGAAGCACTCAAACGCTTCGATGCACTGGTCGATCCGAGCCTTAAATACGCAGCAGGGAAACCCGGCTGCGCCACCGACGCAAACTCTGCCGAGTAA
- a CDS encoding GntR family transcriptional regulator yields MQGVIESPLIAQDESETLSEHVFRRIQAAIVKGEIAPGSKISEPELARTYGISRGPLREAIHRLEGQKLLVRVPHVGARVVSLSHAELIELYEIRESLEGMACRLAAERMSQAEIDELRRVLDTHERDAAFQAGVGYYQQEGDFDFHYRIIQGSGNRTLSQMLCGELYQLVRMYRIQFSAVPNRPRQAFAEHHRILDAIAERDGEMAELLMRRHIGASKRNIERHYQEASARQGVPVKTATPRGES; encoded by the coding sequence ATGCAGGGTGTTATCGAGTCCCCCCTGATCGCTCAAGACGAATCCGAGACGCTTTCTGAGCATGTCTTTCGCCGTATCCAGGCGGCCATCGTCAAGGGTGAGATTGCTCCCGGCAGCAAGATCTCCGAGCCTGAGCTGGCGCGCACTTACGGCATCAGTCGCGGCCCGCTACGGGAAGCGATTCATCGCCTGGAAGGGCAGAAGCTACTGGTGCGGGTGCCGCATGTCGGCGCGCGAGTGGTCTCGCTCAGCCATGCCGAGCTGATCGAACTCTACGAAATTCGCGAGTCGTTGGAAGGTATGGCCTGTCGTTTGGCTGCCGAACGCATGAGTCAGGCCGAAATCGATGAGCTGCGCCGGGTGCTGGACACCCATGAGCGCGACGCGGCTTTCCAGGCAGGAGTCGGCTACTACCAGCAGGAAGGCGATTTCGACTTCCACTACCGAATCATCCAGGGCAGCGGTAATCGCACCCTGTCGCAGATGCTCTGCGGTGAGCTGTACCAGTTGGTGCGGATGTACCGCATCCAGTTCTCCGCCGTGCCGAATCGGCCACGTCAGGCCTTTGCCGAACATCACCGAATTCTCGATGCCATCGCCGAACGTGACGGCGAGATGGCCGAGCTGCTGATGCGCCGTCACATCGGTGCCTCCAAGCGCAATATCGAACGCCACTATCAAGAGGCATCCGCCAGACAAGGCGTGCCGGTCAAGACAGCCACTCCACGAGGTGAGTCATGA
- the prpB gene encoding methylisocitrate lyase has protein sequence MSQSSSIQSTPGQRFRDAVASEQPLQVVGAINANHALLAKRAGFKAIYLSGGGVAAGSLGLPDLGITGLDDVLTDVRRITDVCDLPLLVDVDTGFGSSAFNVARTVKSMIKFGAAAIHIEDQVGAKRCGHRPNKEIVSQQEMVDRIKAAVDARTDDSFVIMARTDALAVEGLQSALDRAAACIEAGADMVFPEAITELEMYKLFADKVKAPILANITEFGATPLFTTEELASANVSLVLYPLSAFRAMNKAAENVYTAIRRDGTQKNVIDTMQTRMELYERINYHAFEQSLDALFAQKKN, from the coding sequence ATGAGTCAGAGTTCTTCCATTCAGAGCACTCCAGGTCAGCGTTTCCGCGATGCGGTAGCCAGCGAACAGCCATTGCAAGTGGTCGGCGCAATCAATGCCAACCATGCGCTGCTGGCCAAGCGTGCCGGCTTCAAGGCGATCTACCTGTCCGGCGGCGGCGTTGCGGCCGGCTCCCTGGGGCTGCCGGATTTGGGCATCACTGGGCTGGATGATGTGCTCACCGATGTACGCCGGATCACTGACGTGTGCGACCTGCCGTTGCTGGTGGATGTCGACACGGGTTTTGGTTCTTCGGCATTCAACGTCGCGCGAACCGTCAAGTCGATGATCAAGTTCGGCGCCGCGGCGATCCATATCGAGGATCAGGTGGGTGCCAAGCGCTGTGGCCACCGGCCGAATAAAGAGATTGTCTCGCAGCAGGAAATGGTCGATCGGATCAAGGCGGCAGTCGATGCGCGCACCGATGACAGTTTCGTGATCATGGCGCGTACCGATGCGCTGGCGGTGGAGGGGCTGCAATCGGCGCTCGACCGTGCGGCGGCCTGCATCGAGGCGGGCGCCGACATGGTCTTCCCGGAGGCCATCACCGAACTGGAGATGTACAAGCTGTTTGCCGACAAAGTGAAGGCACCGATTCTGGCCAACATCACCGAGTTCGGTGCCACGCCGCTGTTTACCACTGAAGAGTTGGCCTCGGCCAATGTTTCCTTGGTGCTCTATCCGCTGTCGGCGTTCCGCGCCATGAACAAGGCGGCGGAAAATGTCTACACCGCGATTCGTCGTGACGGCACCCAGAAGAACGTGATCGACACCATGCAGACCCGCATGGAGTTGTACGAGCGCATCAATTATCACGCTTTCGAGCAAAGCCTCGACGCGTTGTTTGCGCAAAAGAAAAACTGA
- the prpC gene encoding bifunctional 2-methylcitrate synthase/citrate synthase, whose amino-acid sequence MAEAKVLSGAGLRGQVAGQTALCTVALPGAGLTYRGYDVRELAAGAIFEEVAYLLLYGELPNKAQLAAYMKKLQGLRDLPQALKEVLERIPANAHPMDVMRTGSSVLGTLEQEHSFEQQHDVTDRLLAVFPAIMCYWYRFSHEGLRINCVTDEESIGGHFLHLLHGKKPSELHVKVMHVSLILYAEHEFNASTFTARVCASTLSDMYSCVTAAIGSLRGPLHGGANEAAMEMIARFNSPEEAVKGTLGMLERKDKIMGFGHAIYKDSDPRNEVIKGWSKKLADEVGDKVLYPVSEAIDKTMWEQKKLFPNADFYHASAYHFMGIPTKLFTPIFVCSRVTGWAAHVFEQRANNRIIRPSAEYVGVEQRPFKPISER is encoded by the coding sequence ATGGCTGAAGCAAAAGTATTGAGTGGCGCAGGCCTGCGTGGCCAGGTTGCCGGGCAGACCGCTCTGTGCACCGTGGCCCTGCCCGGCGCTGGTTTGACCTATCGTGGCTATGACGTGCGGGAGCTCGCCGCCGGGGCGATCTTCGAGGAAGTCGCCTACCTGCTGCTGTACGGCGAGCTGCCGAACAAGGCACAACTCGCGGCATATATGAAGAAGCTGCAAGGTCTGCGCGATCTGCCGCAGGCGTTGAAAGAGGTGCTCGAGCGCATTCCGGCCAACGCCCATCCGATGGATGTGATGCGCACCGGTTCGTCGGTCCTCGGGACCCTGGAGCAAGAACACAGCTTCGAGCAGCAGCATGATGTGACTGACCGGCTGCTGGCAGTCTTTCCGGCGATCATGTGCTACTGGTACCGCTTCAGTCATGAAGGTCTGCGCATCAATTGCGTCACCGATGAAGAGTCCATCGGCGGCCACTTCCTGCACCTGCTGCATGGCAAGAAGCCGAGTGAGTTGCACGTCAAGGTCATGCATGTGTCGCTGATCCTCTACGCCGAGCACGAGTTCAACGCCTCGACCTTTACCGCGCGTGTCTGCGCCTCGACCCTGAGTGATATGTACTCCTGCGTCACCGCGGCTATCGGTTCGCTGCGCGGCCCGCTGCACGGCGGTGCCAACGAGGCGGCGATGGAGATGATCGCGCGCTTCAATTCGCCGGAGGAGGCGGTCAAAGGCACCCTTGGCATGCTCGAGCGCAAGGACAAGATCATGGGCTTCGGCCACGCGATCTACAAAGACTCCGACCCGCGTAACGAGGTGATCAAAGGCTGGTCGAAAAAGCTCGCTGACGAAGTCGGTGACAAGGTGCTTTACCCCGTCTCGGAAGCGATCGACAAGACTATGTGGGAACAGAAAAAACTCTTCCCCAATGCCGACTTCTACCACGCCTCGGCGTACCACTTCATGGGCATTCCAACCAAGCTGTTTACCCCGATCTTCGTCTGCTCGCGGGTCACCGGCTGGGCCGCCCATGTGTTCGAACAGCGTGCCAACAACCGCATCATTCGGCCCAGTGCTGAGTATGTCGGCGTTGAGCAGCGTCCGTTCAAGCCTATCTCCGAGCGATAG
- the acnD gene encoding Fe/S-dependent 2-methylisocitrate dehydratase AcnD, whose amino-acid sequence MNTANRKPLPGTQLDFFDTRAAVDAIQPGAYDKLPYTSRVLAENLVRRCDPATLNASLSQLIERKRDLDFPWFPARVVCHDILGQTALVDLAGLRDAIADMGGDPSKVNPVVPTQLIVDHSLAVEHGGFDKDAFEKNRAIEDRRNEDRFHFINWTKKAFKNVDVIPPGNGIMHQINLERMSPVVHARDGVAFPDTLVGTDSHTPHVDALGVIAIGVGGLEAESVMLGRASWMRLPDIIGVELTGKPQPGITATDVVLALTEFLRAQKVVGAYVEFYGEGASALTLGDRATISNMTPEFGATAAMFYIDQQTIDYLTLTGREADQVKLVELYARATGLWADTLTNAEYERVLTFDLSSVVRNMAGPSNPHKRLPVSELAARGISGVVENEPGKMPDGAVIIAAITSCTNTSNPRNVIAAGLLARNANKLGLTRKPWVKSSLAPGSKAVQLYLEEANLLPELEQLGFGIVGFACTTCNGMSGALDPMIQQEVIDRDLYATAVLSGNRNFDGRIHPYAKQAFLASPPLVVAYAIAGTIRFDIEKDVLGLDANGKEIRLKDIWPSDEEIDAVVAASVKPEQFNKVYIPMFAIDEDTGPKVEPLYDWRPQSTYIRRPPYWEGALAGERSLKGMRPLAVLPDNITTDHLSPSNAIMLDSAAGEYLAKMGLPEEDFNSYATHRGDHLTAQRATFANPQLVNEMAVVDGKVKKGSLTRIEPEGQVVRMWEAIETYMERKQPLIIIAGADYGQGSSRDWAAKGVRLAGVEAIVAEGFERIHRTNLVGMGVLPLEFKPGVNRTTLGIDGSETFDVIGERTPRTTLTLVINRKNGERVEVPVTCRLDTAEEVSIYEAGGVLQRFAQDFLESATAG is encoded by the coding sequence ATGAACACTGCAAACCGCAAACCTCTGCCAGGCACCCAGCTGGATTTTTTCGACACCCGTGCCGCGGTCGATGCGATCCAGCCCGGCGCCTACGACAAACTGCCTTACACATCCCGCGTGCTGGCCGAAAACCTGGTGCGCCGTTGCGACCCGGCCACGTTGAATGCATCGCTGAGCCAGCTCATCGAGCGCAAGCGCGACCTGGACTTCCCGTGGTTCCCGGCCCGCGTGGTGTGTCATGACATTCTCGGCCAGACCGCGCTGGTCGACCTCGCCGGCTTGCGTGATGCTATCGCTGACATGGGCGGAGACCCCTCGAAGGTTAACCCGGTGGTGCCGACCCAGCTCATCGTCGATCACTCACTGGCCGTCGAGCATGGTGGCTTCGACAAGGATGCGTTCGAGAAGAACCGCGCCATTGAAGACCGTCGCAACGAAGACCGCTTTCACTTCATCAACTGGACCAAGAAGGCGTTCAAGAACGTCGACGTGATCCCACCGGGCAACGGCATCATGCACCAGATCAATCTGGAGCGGATGTCGCCGGTGGTACATGCGCGTGACGGCGTCGCCTTCCCGGATACACTGGTCGGCACTGACAGCCATACCCCTCATGTCGATGCGCTGGGCGTGATCGCCATCGGCGTCGGTGGTCTGGAAGCGGAAAGCGTGATGCTGGGTCGTGCCTCCTGGATGCGCCTGCCGGACATCATTGGTGTCGAGCTCACCGGCAAGCCGCAACCGGGCATCACCGCGACGGACGTTGTGCTGGCTCTGACCGAGTTCCTGCGCGCCCAGAAGGTGGTTGGTGCCTACGTTGAATTTTATGGCGAAGGCGCGTCCGCGCTGACGCTGGGCGACCGCGCGACCATTTCCAATATGACGCCGGAGTTTGGCGCCACGGCTGCGATGTTCTACATCGACCAGCAGACCATCGACTATCTGACGCTCACCGGTCGTGAGGCTGATCAGGTCAAGTTGGTTGAGCTCTATGCCAGGGCAACCGGCCTGTGGGCGGACACCCTCACGAACGCCGAATACGAGCGTGTACTGACGTTCGACCTGTCCTCCGTGGTTCGCAATATGGCCGGGCCCTCCAACCCGCACAAGCGCCTGCCGGTTTCCGAACTGGCCGCCCGCGGTATCAGCGGTGTGGTGGAAAACGAGCCGGGCAAAATGCCGGACGGTGCCGTGATCATCGCCGCCATCACCAGCTGCACCAACACCAGCAACCCGCGCAACGTGATCGCAGCCGGCCTGCTGGCGCGCAACGCCAACAAGCTTGGCCTCACCCGCAAGCCCTGGGTGAAGTCCTCGCTAGCTCCCGGCTCCAAGGCCGTACAGCTTTATCTGGAAGAAGCCAATCTGCTGCCGGAGCTGGAGCAACTGGGCTTCGGCATCGTCGGCTTCGCCTGCACCACCTGCAACGGCATGAGCGGCGCGCTGGACCCGATGATCCAGCAGGAAGTCATCGACCGCGACCTGTATGCCACCGCCGTGCTGTCGGGTAACCGCAACTTCGATGGCCGCATTCACCCCTACGCCAAGCAGGCTTTCCTCGCCTCGCCGCCGCTGGTGGTGGCCTATGCCATTGCCGGAACCATTCGTTTCGATATCGAAAAGGATGTGCTCGGTCTGGATGCCAACGGCAAGGAAATCCGCCTGAAAGACATCTGGCCATCTGACGAAGAAATCGACGCCGTTGTCGCCGCCAGCGTCAAGCCGGAGCAGTTCAACAAGGTCTACATCCCGATGTTCGCCATCGATGAAGACACCGGTCCGAAGGTCGAGCCGCTGTACGACTGGCGCCCGCAGAGCACCTATATCCGCCGTCCGCCATACTGGGAAGGCGCCTTGGCCGGTGAGCGCAGCCTGAAAGGCATGCGCCCGCTGGCGGTGCTGCCCGACAACATCACCACCGACCACTTGTCGCCGTCGAACGCCATCATGCTGGACAGTGCGGCAGGTGAATACCTGGCCAAGATGGGCCTGCCGGAGGAGGACTTCAACTCCTACGCCACCCACCGTGGCGACCACCTGACGGCCCAGCGTGCGACCTTCGCGAATCCGCAGCTGGTGAACGAGATGGCGGTGGTCGATGGCAAGGTCAAGAAGGGTTCGCTGACGCGCATCGAGCCGGAAGGCCAGGTTGTCCGCATGTGGGAAGCCATCGAAACCTATATGGAACGCAAGCAGCCACTGATCATCATTGCCGGTGCCGACTACGGTCAGGGTTCGTCCCGTGACTGGGCCGCCAAGGGCGTGCGTCTGGCCGGTGTAGAAGCCATTGTGGCCGAAGGCTTCGAGCGCATCCACCGTACCAACCTGGTCGGCATGGGCGTGCTGCCGCTGGAGTTCAAGCCGGGCGTGAATCGCACGACGCTGGGCATCGACGGCAGCGAAACCTTCGACGTGATCGGCGAGCGTACCCCGCGTACCACGCTGACCCTGGTGATCAACCGCAAGAACGGCGAGCGTGTCGAAGTGCCGGTCACTTGTCGTCTCGATACCGCCGAAGAGGTATCGATCTACGAGGCTGGCGGTGTACTGCAGCGTTTCGCCCAGGACTTCCTCGAATCGGCTACGGCTGGCTAA
- the prpF gene encoding 2-methylaconitate cis-trans isomerase PrpF, which yields MAFVPQIKIPATYMRGGTSKGVFFSLQDLPESAQVPGAARDALLLRVIGSPDPYDKQIDGMGAATSSTSKTVILSKSTKADHDVDYLFGQVSIDKPFVDWSGNCGNLSAAVGSFAISSGLVDASRIPQNGVAIVRIWQANIGKTIIAHVPVTDGAVQETGDFELDGVTFPAAEVQLEFMDPAAEEEGAGGSMFPTGNLVDDLEVPGVGTLKVTMINAGIPTIFVNAQAIGYAGTELQGDINGDPKALAMFETIRAHGALRMGLIQHLDEAAKRQHTPKVAFVAGPADYLASSGKPVAARDVDLLVRALSMGKLHHAMMGTAAVAIGTAAAIPGTLVNLAAGGSARSAVRFGHPSGTLRVGAEASQANGEWTVTKAIMSRSARVLMEGWVRVPGDAF from the coding sequence ATGGCTTTCGTACCGCAAATCAAGATTCCCGCCACCTACATGCGCGGCGGCACCAGCAAAGGCGTGTTTTTCAGCCTGCAAGACCTTCCCGAATCCGCACAGGTCCCAGGCGCGGCCCGCGATGCACTGCTGCTGCGGGTGATCGGCAGTCCCGATCCTTACGACAAGCAGATCGACGGCATGGGCGCGGCGACCTCGAGCACCAGCAAGACGGTCATCCTGTCCAAAAGCACAAAGGCCGACCATGACGTCGACTACCTGTTCGGTCAGGTCTCCATCGACAAGCCCTTCGTCGACTGGAGCGGCAACTGCGGCAACCTCTCCGCTGCGGTCGGCTCGTTCGCCATCAGCAGCGGTCTGGTGGATGCCAGCCGCATCCCGCAAAACGGCGTGGCCATCGTGCGCATCTGGCAGGCCAACATCGGCAAGACCATCATCGCCCACGTGCCCGTCACCGATGGCGCCGTGCAGGAAACCGGTGACTTCGAGCTCGACGGCGTAACTTTCCCTGCCGCTGAAGTCCAGCTCGAATTCATGGATCCGGCCGCCGAGGAAGAGGGGGCGGGCGGCTCGATGTTCCCTACTGGCAACCTGGTCGATGATCTGGAAGTGCCGGGCGTTGGCACGCTCAAAGTGACGATGATCAATGCCGGCATCCCGACTATCTTCGTCAACGCTCAGGCCATCGGCTACGCGGGCACCGAGTTGCAGGGCGATATCAACGGCGACCCCAAGGCGCTGGCCATGTTCGAGACGATTCGTGCACACGGCGCACTGCGCATGGGCCTCATCCAGCACCTCGATGAAGCCGCCAAACGCCAGCACACGCCCAAGGTCGCTTTTGTCGCAGGGCCCGCCGATTACCTCGCCTCCAGCGGCAAACCGGTGGCCGCCAGAGACGTGGATCTGCTCGTGCGTGCGCTGTCCATGGGCAAGCTGCACCACGCCATGATGGGCACGGCCGCCGTTGCCATCGGCACTGCCGCAGCGATTCCGGGCACGCTGGTGAACCTCGCTGCTGGCGGCAGTGCGCGCAGTGCGGTGCGCTTCGGCCACCCCTCGGGCACCCTGCGCGTGGGCGCCGAAGCCAGCCAGGCCAACGGCGAATGGACGGTGACCAAGGCCATCATGAGCCGCAGCGCCCGGGTGCTGATGGAAGGCTGGGTGCGCGTGCCTGGCGATGCATTCTGA
- the prpD gene encoding 2-methylcitrate dehydratase, with protein sequence MSANVDLNTRPDYDKVLQDIADYVLNFKIKSKEALDTARNCLMDTLGCGLLALRFPECTKHLGPVVEGTVVPFGARVPGTSFRLDPVKAAWDIGCIVRWLDYNDTWLAAEWGHPSDNLGGILAVADHLSQKRVANGDAPLTVRAVLEAMIMAHEIQGVIALENSFNRVGLDHVILVKVASTAVTAKLMGANREQLLAALSHAFVDGQALRTYRHAPNAGSRKSWAAGDASSRGVRLADIAMRGEMGIPGVLTAPQWGFYDVLFSHTNKDLALKPEDKRQFSFSQKFGTYVMENVLFKISFPAEFHSQTACEAAVTLHPQVKDRLHEIEKIIITTHESAIRIISKIGQLANAADRDHCIQYMTAVPLAFGNLVAEQYEDDFHAANPIIDELREKMVIVEDERYTREYLEADKRSIANAIQVFFKDGSSTEQVVVEYPIGHRRRRADGIPLLEDKFKANLATRFTAQRSAEIFALCKDQAKLEATPVNRFVDLFVI encoded by the coding sequence ATGAGTGCCAACGTTGATCTGAACACCCGCCCCGATTACGACAAGGTGCTGCAGGACATCGCCGACTACGTCCTGAACTTCAAGATCAAGTCCAAAGAGGCGCTGGACACGGCCCGCAACTGCCTGATGGATACCCTTGGCTGCGGTCTGCTGGCCCTGCGTTTCCCGGAGTGCACCAAGCACCTGGGGCCGGTCGTTGAAGGCACCGTCGTACCTTTCGGCGCACGCGTACCGGGCACCAGCTTCCGTCTGGACCCGGTGAAAGCCGCCTGGGACATCGGCTGCATCGTGCGCTGGCTGGACTACAACGACACCTGGCTCGCAGCCGAGTGGGGCCATCCATCCGACAACCTTGGTGGCATTCTCGCGGTAGCCGACCACCTGTCGCAGAAGCGCGTAGCCAATGGCGATGCGCCGCTGACCGTTCGCGCCGTGCTGGAAGCGATGATCATGGCCCATGAGATCCAGGGTGTGATCGCCCTGGAAAACTCCTTCAACCGCGTCGGTCTGGATCACGTGATCCTGGTGAAAGTGGCCTCGACCGCCGTTACCGCCAAGCTGATGGGTGCCAACCGCGAGCAGCTGCTGGCCGCGTTGTCCCATGCCTTCGTCGATGGTCAGGCACTGCGGACCTATCGCCATGCGCCGAATGCCGGTTCGCGCAAATCCTGGGCGGCGGGCGACGCGTCCAGCCGTGGCGTACGTCTTGCGGACATCGCCATGCGCGGCGAGATGGGCATTCCGGGCGTACTGACCGCGCCGCAGTGGGGCTTCTACGACGTACTGTTCAGCCACACCAACAAAGACCTGGCGCTCAAGCCTGAAGATAAGCGCCAGTTCAGCTTCTCGCAGAAGTTCGGCACTTATGTGATGGAAAACGTGCTGTTCAAAATCAGCTTCCCGGCCGAGTTCCACTCGCAGACCGCTTGTGAAGCAGCGGTAACGCTGCACCCGCAGGTCAAGGATCGCCTGCACGAGATCGAGAAAATCATCATCACCACCCACGAGTCGGCGATTCGCATCATCTCCAAAATCGGTCAACTGGCTAACGCCGCGGATCGCGATCACTGCATTCAGTACATGACTGCCGTGCCACTGGCCTTCGGCAACCTGGTAGCCGAGCAGTACGAAGACGACTTCCATGCGGCCAACCCGATCATCGACGAGCTGCGCGAGAAGATGGTGATCGTCGAAGACGAGCGTTACACCCGCGAATATCTGGAAGCGGACAAGCGCTCTATCGCCAACGCCATCCAGGTGTTCTTCAAGGACGGTTCGAGCACCGAGCAGGTGGTGGTCGAATACCCGATCGGCCATCGCCGTCGTCGCGCCGATGGTATCCCGTTGCTGGAAGACAAGTTCAAGGCCAATCTGGCGACCCGATTCACTGCTCAGCGCTCGGCTGAAATCTTTGCCCTGTGCAAGGACCAGGCAAAGCTTGAGGCAACGCCGGTTAACCGCTTTGTCGATTTGTTTGTGATCTAA